In the genome of Bradysia coprophila strain Holo2 unplaced genomic scaffold, BU_Bcop_v1 contig_232, whole genome shotgun sequence, one region contains:
- the LOC119076508 gene encoding gustatory receptor for bitter taste 66a-like, translated as MIGISLMYMEPIMLVIDVGGFMINQKKLVACTTTLQELDDKLKKENIIIDYRKIRRITVTLIVVVSIFESGIMAYNYIQLEDSFWFAPLYVSTISKIWYVGLVYNVKQKFVAINLHLENMQRKFNDNKRKIKASYDKGKRLDSDQIGYLHREIVVKKNKANRTYATKRKPDILQVQSRNTWTGELYGSHKFQQTIKENDVHTVVGDKLDKKLLVLTQLHFEIAEISKTVNQMFSFQMLFLMAYGFMAITARIYFVYTGLAGQSIPVEFRSAQSAPVSIIFIAYTGAKCATVIMLSWKTKIDGQKTGVYIHKVATAVDEDHCYQTVNHLSLKLMNHWINFTACGFFELDMATLYAITGAVTSYIIILIQFNLAYQRTRSAGGNETLVNSTNLTNASNA; from the exons ATGATCGGAATCAGTCTGATGTACATGGAGCCAATTATGCTGGTGATAGACGTCGGCGGTTTTATGATAAATCAGAAGAAATTGGTGGCCTGCACCACAACATTGCAGGAACTTGacgataaattgaaaaaggaGAACATAATCATTGATTACCGAAAAATAAGGCGAATAACCGTCACCTTGATTGTCGTGGTGTCCATATTTGAGTCTGGCATCATGGCCTATAATTACATTCAGCTCGAAGACAGTTTTTGGTTTGCTCCGCTATATGTGAGcacaatttcgaaaatttggtacgTTGGGCTCGTTTACaacgtaaaacaaaaatttgttgcaaTCAACTTGCACTTGGAAAATATGCAACGGAAGTTTAATGACAACAAGCGGAAGATAAAGGCATCCTATGACAAGGGAAAACGGTTGGATAGCGATCAGATTGGATATTTACATCGGGAAATTGttgtgaagaaaaataaagCGAACCGAACGTACGCTACCAAACGGAAACCAGACATATTGCAAGTACAATCACGAAACACATGGACGG GTGAGCTGTACGGttcacataaatttcaacaaactATCAAGGAAAATGATGTGCATACCGTTGTTGGCGATAAGTTGGACAAGAAATTGCTGGTGCTGACACAGTTGCATTTCGAAATAGCAGAAATATCGAAAACTGTCAATCAAATGTTCAGTTTTCAAATGCTTTTTCTAATGGCATACGGATTCATGGCCATTACAGCTCGAATATATTTTGTCTATACAGGACTGGCGGGACAG TCAATTCCAGTTGAGTTTCGATCTGCACAAAGCGCCCCAGTGTCGATAATATTCATAGCGTACACCG GTGCTAAATGTGCTACGGTGATAATGTTGAGTTGGAAGACGAAAATCGACGGTCAGAAAACTGGAGTTTACATTCATAAAGTTGCAACAGCTGTGGATGAAGACCACTGCTATCAGACT GTCAATCATCTCTCACTGAAATTGATGAACCATTGGATAAATTTCACTGCTTGCGGTTTTTTTGAACTCGATATGGCCACTCTGTATGCA ATCACCGGTGCTGTTACGAGTTACATCATCATTctgattcaattcaatttggcTTATCAACGCACCAGATCTGCAGGTGGTAACGAAACGCTAGTGAACTCAACCAATTTAACGAACGCATCCAACGCTTAA